Proteins encoded in a region of the Sphingopyxis sp. OAS728 genome:
- a CDS encoding DUF1476 domain-containing protein, giving the protein MSGFDDRERAFEAEFARDQEVQFRITARRNRLVGEWAAERMGLTPEETDAYAKAVVQADFEEAGDEDVIRKLAGDLTAAQVEISDAEIRAALNEKAVEARRQFMDKQG; this is encoded by the coding sequence ATGAGCGGATTCGACGATCGTGAACGCGCCTTCGAGGCAGAATTTGCACGCGACCAGGAGGTGCAGTTCCGCATTACCGCGCGGCGTAACCGGCTCGTCGGCGAATGGGCGGCCGAACGCATGGGGCTGACCCCCGAGGAAACCGACGCCTATGCGAAGGCGGTCGTACAGGCCGATTTCGAGGAAGCGGGCGACGAGGACGTCATCCGCAAGCTGGCGGGCGACCTGACCGCGGCGCAGGTCGAGATCAGCGACGCTGAAATCCGCGCCGCGCTGAACGAGAAAGCGGTCGAGGCGCGGCGCCAGTTCATGGACAAGCAGGGCTGA
- a CDS encoding RNA polymerase sigma factor, translating into MRFEEKLVELLPRLRRFARGLARDASDADDLCQAAIERALKSQEQWQQGTRLDSWMYRITRNLWIDERRAAGRRGVHTPIDDAVTQIAGDGAAEVEAGTLRGDVDGAMARLPDEQREVVMLVLVEGYAYREAADILEVPIGTVTSRLARGRETLMHLLGEAA; encoded by the coding sequence ATGCGCTTCGAAGAGAAACTGGTCGAATTGCTGCCGCGTCTGCGCCGTTTTGCGCGCGGGCTGGCGCGCGATGCCAGCGACGCCGACGATCTGTGTCAGGCGGCGATCGAGCGCGCATTAAAATCGCAGGAACAGTGGCAACAGGGAACAAGACTGGATAGCTGGATGTACCGCATCACCCGCAACCTCTGGATCGACGAGCGCCGCGCCGCGGGCCGGCGCGGCGTCCACACGCCGATCGACGACGCGGTCACGCAGATCGCGGGCGACGGCGCGGCCGAGGTCGAGGCCGGGACGCTGCGCGGCGACGTCGACGGCGCGATGGCGCGCCTGCCCGACGAACAGCGCGAGGTGGTGATGCTCGTCCTCGTCGAAGGCTATGCGTATCGCGAGGCGGCCGACATATTGGAAGTGCCGATCGGCACCGTCACCTCGCGCCTCGCGCGCGGACGCGAGACGCTGATGCATTTGCTGGGAGAAGCCGCATGA
- a CDS encoding Rrf2 family transcriptional regulator yields MRLMRYTDYAMRVLLYVGAQDEARLSPISEISRAYGISQNHLMKVVNDLVNAGYLESVRGRFGGIRLARPASEINVGAVVRHTEEGFDLVDCASCVIAPACGLTGALAEALAAFMKVLDGYTLADLLAKRANFAALFGIDEPART; encoded by the coding sequence ATGCGCCTGATGCGCTACACCGACTATGCGATGCGCGTGCTTCTCTATGTGGGCGCGCAGGACGAGGCGCGGCTGAGCCCGATCTCCGAAATCTCGCGCGCCTATGGCATTTCGCAGAACCATCTGATGAAGGTCGTCAACGATCTCGTGAACGCGGGTTATCTCGAAAGCGTGCGCGGACGCTTCGGCGGGATCCGCCTTGCGCGGCCCGCGTCAGAGATCAACGTCGGCGCCGTGGTGCGCCATACCGAGGAAGGGTTCGATCTTGTCGATTGCGCTAGCTGTGTGATCGCGCCCGCGTGCGGACTGACCGGCGCGCTCGCCGAGGCGCTCGCGGCCTTCATGAAAGTGCTGGACGGTTATACGCTCGCCGACCTGCTCGCCAAACGTGCGAATTTCGCCGCGCTGTTCGGGATCGACGAGCCCGCGCGCACCTGA
- a CDS encoding BolA/IbaG family iron-sulfur metabolism protein has protein sequence MGMREDDLRAMIVAAFPDAEVAITDLAGDNDHYAAHVVSESFRGMTRVAQHKAVYAALGGRMGGELHALQLTTAIPS, from the coding sequence ATGGGCATGCGCGAGGATGATTTGCGGGCGATGATCGTCGCGGCGTTTCCCGATGCCGAGGTCGCGATTACCGATCTTGCCGGCGACAACGACCATTATGCCGCGCATGTCGTCAGCGAATCCTTTCGCGGCATGACCCGCGTCGCGCAGCACAAGGCGGTCTATGCGGCGCTCGGCGGACGCATGGGCGGCGAACTTCATGCCTTGCAATTGACGACCGCCATCCCCTCATAA
- a CDS encoding M56 family metallopeptidase: MSAAMLLQAWADTLVTTGILVLLILIVRKPFARHFGPRLTYALWAVPALRLVLPPLPFADPVIVMPEPAVSTVVDIPVGLPVAAPAPVAEPLWSLADMIPFAFALWATGMIAVLVTAMVSHQRFRRDVLGEAVALEPIGKIRLVMSDAVDGPVAFGLWQRYVAVPHDFFARYVAEERALAIDHELSHHRHGDLWANSAALVLLAAQWFNPFAWRAIRAFRFDQEAACDARVLTMAECDERHERTARYATAIVKAAVGPRLSLAAPMAVHDNLQERLTMLTQEDISKKRGLVGRLLIGGATLAVLGATATLVPAGIVVAKAQTTDLGEPPAPPAPPEPPLPPEAPDAPGVMVFTEHSDDTTTDDGKKKREVHRIVIRRDGEGESKAPADGKDKMRRIEIRSPGSLSRDDVLATLKEQGITGKQAEAIADKLEAKRKERIRTVMAPMPPMPPMPVIPYGAWAVGGKAMVLRNCGDGKAAPIVNRDESDGNKRSRVYMFACSDTAEGKAARLSALKKAREAFAEGERARGLSEDMRAKVAADLEKAIAEIEKSGN, from the coding sequence GTGAGCGCCGCTATGCTGCTCCAGGCGTGGGCCGATACGCTCGTCACGACGGGCATCCTCGTTCTCCTGATCCTGATCGTGCGCAAGCCGTTCGCGCGGCATTTCGGCCCGCGGCTGACCTATGCGCTGTGGGCGGTGCCCGCGCTGCGGCTGGTGTTGCCGCCCTTGCCCTTTGCCGACCCGGTGATCGTGATGCCCGAACCGGCGGTTTCGACGGTCGTCGACATTCCGGTCGGCTTGCCGGTCGCAGCACCCGCGCCGGTCGCCGAACCACTCTGGTCGCTTGCCGACATGATCCCGTTCGCCTTTGCGCTGTGGGCGACAGGTATGATCGCCGTGCTCGTGACCGCGATGGTGTCGCATCAGCGCTTTCGCCGCGACGTGCTGGGCGAGGCGGTCGCGCTCGAGCCGATCGGCAAGATCCGGCTCGTGATGTCCGACGCGGTCGACGGCCCCGTCGCCTTCGGGCTGTGGCAGCGCTATGTCGCCGTGCCGCATGACTTTTTCGCGCGCTATGTCGCCGAGGAACGCGCGCTGGCGATCGATCACGAACTGTCGCACCACCGCCATGGCGACTTGTGGGCGAACAGTGCGGCGCTCGTGCTGCTCGCCGCCCAATGGTTCAATCCCTTCGCCTGGCGCGCGATCCGCGCTTTCCGGTTCGATCAGGAGGCGGCGTGCGACGCGCGCGTGCTGACGATGGCCGAGTGCGACGAACGGCACGAACGCACCGCGCGCTATGCCACAGCGATCGTCAAGGCGGCGGTCGGCCCGCGCCTGTCGCTCGCCGCGCCGATGGCGGTCCATGATAATCTGCAGGAGAGGCTGACGATGTTGACGCAAGAGGATATTTCGAAAAAGCGCGGCCTTGTCGGCCGGTTGTTGATCGGCGGCGCGACGCTGGCCGTGCTGGGCGCGACCGCGACGCTCGTCCCTGCAGGGATCGTCGTGGCGAAGGCGCAGACGACCGACCTCGGCGAACCGCCCGCGCCGCCGGCACCGCCCGAACCGCCGCTGCCGCCCGAGGCTCCCGATGCGCCGGGCGTGATGGTCTTTACCGAGCATAGCGACGATACGACAACCGACGATGGCAAGAAGAAGCGCGAAGTGCATCGCATCGTCATCCGCCGCGATGGGGAAGGCGAAAGCAAGGCACCGGCGGACGGCAAGGACAAGATGCGCCGCATCGAAATCCGCTCGCCTGGCAGCCTGTCGCGCGATGACGTCCTCGCGACGCTGAAGGAACAGGGCATTACGGGCAAGCAGGCCGAGGCGATCGCCGACAAGCTTGAGGCGAAGCGCAAGGAGCGCATCCGCACCGTGATGGCGCCGATGCCCCCGATGCCGCCCATGCCGGTGATCCCGTATGGAGCTTGGGCCGTCGGCGGTAAGGCGATGGTTCTTCGCAACTGCGGCGACGGCAAGGCGGCGCCGATCGTCAACCGCGACGAAAGCGACGGCAACAAGCGCAGCCGCGTCTATATGTTTGCCTGCAGCGACACCGCCGAAGGCAAGGCGGCACGGCTGTCGGCATTGAAGAAGGCCCGCGAAGCCTTCGCCGAGGGCGAACGGGCGCGCGGCCTGTCCGAAGACATGCGCGCCAAGGTCGCCGCCGACCTCGAAAAGGCGATCGCCGAGATCGAGAAATCGGGCAACTGA
- a CDS encoding anti-sigma factor, with product MSFDRATVAAFVDGELDDLTARRIEREAESDPALAAEIARHRTLKAQLTAHYAPVADEPVPERLRALLAPAAEVDTSLAARREAKRAHFAAVHWGAIAASLVLGLALGLRPWVPASSIAEANGAVVAAGPLAEALDTQLASNQPSDAAVRIGLSFQDKTGRYCRSFESASLDGIGCRDQGHWHLERTMQGQAGTDYRQASSGELAAAAAAMMTGDPLDAAGEEQARDKGWARR from the coding sequence ATGAGTTTCGATCGCGCCACCGTCGCTGCCTTCGTAGACGGCGAACTCGACGACCTGACGGCACGCCGCATCGAGCGTGAGGCGGAAAGCGATCCCGCGCTCGCCGCCGAGATCGCGCGCCACCGCACGCTGAAGGCGCAACTGACGGCGCATTATGCGCCCGTCGCCGACGAACCGGTGCCCGAACGGCTCCGCGCGCTGCTGGCCCCTGCTGCTGAGGTCGACACGAGCCTCGCCGCGCGCCGCGAGGCGAAGCGGGCGCACTTCGCGGCGGTCCACTGGGGTGCGATCGCGGCTTCGCTCGTGCTCGGACTTGCGCTGGGGCTGCGGCCTTGGGTGCCCGCGTCGAGTATCGCCGAAGCGAATGGCGCGGTCGTCGCCGCGGGCCCGCTCGCCGAGGCGCTCGACACACAGCTTGCCTCGAACCAGCCGTCCGATGCCGCGGTGCGGATCGGGCTCAGCTTCCAGGACAAGACCGGGCGTTATTGTCGCAGTTTCGAAAGCGCGTCGCTCGACGGCATCGGGTGCCGCGACCAAGGGCACTGGCATCTGGAGCGGACGATGCAGGGACAGGCGGGCACCGATTATCGTCAGGCCTCATCAGGCGAACTCGCCGCCGCCGCGGCCGCGATGATGACGGGCGATCCGCTCGACGCCGCCGGCGAGGAGCAGGCGCGCGACAAGGGTTGGGCGCGCCGCTGA
- a CDS encoding S8 family serine peptidase, whose product MLCLLFGGTDARVAAQVALPQVQLPGAGGPLPSLPEVDIGRVVEMGDSLTQLRLDRITALVRGNRDSIELDDRGEPAVRGVLVAIGVDTAAVARAGKAGFALIDRERIEGLDLDVARFRLPEGRSLARARKQLAKILPEAEVDADNLYFASGPGGALPGAMLAVASGDGKASLGLIDGGVAAHPSVAGRVEQRGFAKGAPSASRHGTAVASLLIGSGAVQGAAPGRRLLAADVYGSDPAGGNASAIARALGWLAQGGVSVTTISLVGPDNRLLSAAINRAQQRGMLIVAAVGNDGPAAPPAYPASYKGVFAVTGIDAKGRALPEAGRALHVDFAAPGDAVLAATGAASTDRLRGTSFAAPLVAGRLALRYPAPSIDNIGPAVSALVFEARDLGKKGRDKIYGHGLICGSCGGR is encoded by the coding sequence ATGCTCTGCCTCCTGTTTGGCGGGACCGACGCGCGCGTCGCGGCGCAGGTCGCGCTGCCGCAGGTTCAGCTTCCCGGTGCCGGCGGGCCGCTGCCGTCGTTGCCGGAGGTCGATATCGGCCGCGTCGTCGAGATGGGCGACAGTCTGACGCAGCTGCGGCTCGACCGCATCACCGCGTTGGTCCGTGGCAATCGCGACAGCATCGAACTCGACGACCGCGGTGAGCCGGCGGTGCGCGGCGTGCTTGTGGCGATCGGCGTCGATACCGCGGCGGTCGCCCGCGCGGGCAAGGCGGGCTTTGCGTTGATCGACCGCGAACGCATCGAGGGACTCGATCTCGATGTCGCGCGCTTTCGCCTCCCCGAAGGGCGCAGCCTCGCGCGGGCGCGGAAACAGCTCGCGAAGATTCTTCCCGAAGCCGAGGTCGATGCCGACAATCTCTATTTTGCGAGCGGCCCCGGCGGCGCGCTGCCCGGCGCCATGCTTGCGGTGGCGTCCGGCGACGGCAAAGCGAGCCTCGGGCTGATCGACGGCGGAGTCGCGGCGCATCCGTCGGTTGCGGGGCGTGTCGAACAGCGGGGTTTTGCGAAAGGCGCGCCGTCAGCGAGCCGGCATGGCACTGCGGTCGCGTCGCTCCTGATTGGCAGCGGCGCGGTGCAGGGTGCGGCGCCCGGTCGGCGCCTGCTCGCGGCCGACGTCTATGGAAGCGACCCGGCGGGCGGCAACGCCAGCGCGATCGCGCGCGCGCTTGGCTGGCTGGCGCAAGGCGGTGTTTCGGTCACGACGATCAGCCTCGTCGGCCCCGACAACCGGCTGCTTTCCGCCGCCATCAACCGGGCACAGCAACGCGGCATGTTGATCGTTGCGGCGGTGGGCAATGACGGCCCCGCCGCGCCGCCCGCCTATCCCGCTTCATATAAAGGCGTATTCGCGGTCACCGGGATCGACGCGAAAGGGCGTGCGCTGCCCGAGGCCGGCCGCGCGCTCCATGTGGACTTTGCGGCGCCGGGCGATGCGGTACTGGCGGCAACGGGTGCGGCGAGTACCGACCGGCTCCGCGGGACGTCCTTCGCGGCGCCGCTCGTGGCCGGCCGGCTCGCGCTCCGCTATCCCGCACCGTCGATCGACAATATCGGTCCCGCCGTATCCGCGCTCGTTTTCGAGGCGCGCGACCTCGGGAAAAAGGGCCGCGACAAAATCTATGGCCACGGCCTGATTTGCGGCAGTTGCGGCGGCCGATAG
- a CDS encoding CHAT domain-containing protein: MTARRPQLVPILALLAFAAPETALAQGTDPTLRDSFSIGEQGGSLCEVQATVRDGVVKGMFDRAWTIVCRDASQPVGTVRELRATSAEALARIEQARAGTVVCAAEGACTLKGSNIAWQTRIETKGHVTYSVEGFAAYSDALNLALESVRQHRVMPGVIKVATTSVGGNDGFARTIAGTIDVDKALAEGYRRNHSGDYAEAAEFFEALSRRAAEEQSAADIDPTEVTLNRALQRSNLGEFAEAERLFAEVEAIPTGDPVQLRLRRNFRAINALNQRDYDGAAARLQTPLPPLTTGVTVSGGAVTLTPQIVAGVNSGDNARVIRQSNDRERLSPLERAQIIDAQAIHLLGTVERLRGNAEAAKTAQLKGLTDAIAVREGRVTSIIRLRSQMLGELALAEEASGDKAAADARFLESVNLLAVEYPETNALASARARYAAFLTREGQDDKAMGIYREVVTALANTQRSTAGMANMMAPYYRLLAARSATDPKAIEDFFVASQLQIRPGVADTQAVLARELSGGSSDGARLFRQATTLGRDLERARIEDARLAQLPESPEVNALRADIKAQLDNLSFQQAETVVALSAFPQYRVVASGKLDLAELQQVLRPDEAYLKMLVVGDGVYAMLIEPGGAQLWKSDISASALDTAVDTIRSTISIVENGRRVTYPFDAATSYKLYGQLFAPVAARLPTIQHLIFEPDGAMLRLPINLLVTADTGLAAYEQRLLDPDADPFDMRQIAWLGRTSRPSTAVSTLGFRNARQAAPSKAANQYFGLGENLPVGARLPSLGTRGGAAGAVDGDCLWDVAQWARPISADELVTARNAMGRDAGTLLTGGAFTDTAVKSRADLGDYRIIHFATHGLVTAPRPACPARPALITSFGGADSDGLLTFQEIFDLKIDADLVILSACDTAGAASVAATREAGLSGGGNALDGLVRSFIGAGGRSVIASHWPAPDDFDATKRLIGGLFAANQGTSVADALWGTQLHLMDDKQTSHPYYWAGFAIIGDGGQALLHTDTATARNGEAAGRAAR; the protein is encoded by the coding sequence ATGACCGCTCGACGTCCGCAACTTGTGCCGATTCTGGCGCTGCTGGCTTTTGCCGCGCCCGAAACCGCACTGGCGCAGGGCACCGACCCGACGCTGCGCGACAGTTTCTCGATCGGCGAACAGGGCGGCTCGCTCTGCGAAGTGCAGGCCACCGTCCGCGACGGCGTCGTCAAGGGCATGTTCGATCGCGCCTGGACGATCGTCTGCCGCGATGCGAGCCAGCCAGTTGGTACGGTTCGCGAGCTGCGCGCCACCTCGGCCGAGGCGCTCGCGCGGATCGAACAGGCCCGCGCCGGTACGGTCGTCTGCGCCGCCGAGGGCGCCTGCACGCTCAAAGGCAGCAATATCGCGTGGCAGACGCGCATCGAAACCAAGGGCCATGTCACCTATAGCGTCGAAGGCTTTGCGGCTTATTCCGACGCGCTCAACCTCGCGCTCGAATCGGTGCGCCAGCACAGGGTTATGCCGGGCGTGATCAAGGTCGCCACGACATCGGTCGGCGGCAACGACGGCTTCGCCCGGACGATCGCGGGGACGATCGACGTCGACAAGGCGCTGGCCGAGGGATACCGGCGCAACCACAGCGGCGATTATGCCGAGGCGGCCGAATTTTTTGAGGCGCTGTCGCGCCGCGCCGCCGAGGAACAATCGGCGGCCGACATCGACCCGACCGAAGTCACGCTGAACCGCGCGCTGCAACGCTCGAATCTCGGCGAATTCGCCGAAGCCGAACGCCTGTTCGCCGAGGTCGAGGCGATCCCGACGGGCGACCCGGTGCAGCTGCGCCTTCGCCGCAATTTCCGGGCGATCAACGCGCTCAACCAGCGCGATTACGACGGTGCCGCAGCACGGCTGCAAACGCCCCTCCCGCCGCTCACGACGGGCGTCACGGTGTCGGGCGGCGCGGTGACGCTGACGCCGCAAATCGTCGCCGGGGTCAACAGCGGCGACAACGCCCGCGTGATCCGCCAGAGCAACGATCGCGAGCGCCTGTCGCCGCTGGAGCGCGCGCAGATCATCGATGCGCAGGCGATCCACCTGCTGGGCACGGTCGAACGGCTGCGCGGCAATGCCGAGGCGGCGAAAACCGCGCAGCTCAAGGGGCTGACCGACGCCATTGCCGTACGCGAAGGCCGCGTCACCTCGATCATCCGCCTGCGTTCGCAGATGCTCGGCGAACTCGCGCTGGCCGAAGAAGCGAGTGGCGACAAGGCAGCAGCCGACGCGCGTTTCCTCGAATCGGTGAACCTGCTCGCCGTCGAATATCCCGAAACGAACGCGCTTGCCTCGGCGCGCGCACGCTACGCCGCCTTCCTCACCCGCGAGGGGCAGGACGACAAGGCGATGGGCATCTATCGCGAAGTCGTGACCGCGCTCGCCAATACGCAGCGCTCGACCGCGGGCATGGCGAACATGATGGCGCCCTATTATCGGCTGCTCGCCGCACGGTCGGCCACCGACCCCAAGGCGATCGAGGATTTCTTCGTCGCCAGCCAGCTCCAGATCCGCCCGGGCGTCGCCGATACGCAAGCCGTGCTCGCGCGCGAACTTTCGGGCGGCAGCAGCGACGGCGCCCGGCTGTTCCGTCAGGCGACGACGCTGGGGCGCGATCTCGAACGCGCTCGCATCGAGGATGCGCGCCTCGCCCAGCTCCCCGAATCGCCCGAAGTCAACGCCTTGCGCGCCGACATCAAGGCGCAGCTCGACAATCTGTCGTTCCAGCAAGCCGAAACCGTCGTCGCGCTGTCGGCTTTCCCGCAATATCGCGTCGTCGCGTCGGGCAAGCTCGATCTCGCCGAATTGCAGCAGGTGCTGCGTCCCGACGAAGCCTATCTGAAGATGCTCGTCGTCGGCGACGGCGTTTACGCGATGCTGATCGAGCCGGGCGGCGCGCAGCTCTGGAAATCGGACATTAGCGCATCGGCGCTCGACACCGCGGTCGACACGATCCGTTCGACCATCTCGATCGTCGAAAATGGTCGCCGCGTCACCTATCCGTTCGACGCCGCAACCTCTTACAAACTCTATGGCCAGCTGTTCGCACCCGTTGCAGCGCGGCTGCCCACCATCCAGCATCTGATCTTCGAACCCGACGGCGCGATGCTGCGGCTGCCGATCAATCTCCTCGTCACCGCCGACACCGGGCTCGCCGCCTATGAGCAGCGCCTGCTCGATCCCGACGCCGATCCGTTCGACATGCGCCAGATCGCGTGGCTGGGCCGGACATCGCGCCCGAGCACGGCGGTTTCGACCCTCGGCTTCCGTAACGCGCGGCAGGCGGCGCCATCGAAAGCGGCCAACCAATATTTCGGGCTCGGCGAGAATCTGCCGGTCGGTGCACGCCTGCCCTCGCTCGGGACCCGCGGCGGCGCAGCGGGCGCCGTCGATGGCGATTGCCTGTGGGATGTCGCGCAATGGGCGCGCCCGATCTCGGCCGACGAACTCGTCACGGCGCGCAACGCGATGGGCCGCGATGCAGGTACATTGCTCACCGGCGGCGCCTTCACCGACACGGCGGTGAAAAGCCGCGCCGACCTTGGCGACTATCGCATCATCCATTTCGCGACGCACGGCCTTGTCACCGCGCCACGACCCGCGTGCCCCGCGCGCCCGGCACTGATCACCTCGTTCGGCGGCGCGGATTCCGACGGCCTGCTGACCTTCCAGGAAATCTTCGACCTCAAGATCGACGCCGACCTCGTCATCCTCTCGGCCTGCGACACCGCCGGCGCGGCGAGCGTCGCGGCGACGCGCGAGGCCGGGCTTTCAGGCGGCGGCAACGCGCTCGACGGGCTGGTGCGCAGCTTCATCGGCGCCGGCGGCCGGTCGGTAATCGCAAGCCATTGGCCCGCACCCGACGATTTCGACGCGACCAAGAGACTGATCGGCGGGCTATTTGCGGCCAATCAGGGCACGAGCGTCGCCGACGCCCTGTGGGGGACCCAGCTGCACCTGATGGACGACAAGCAAACATCGCACCCCTATTATTGGGCCGGCTTTGCGATCATCGGCGATGGCGGTCAGGCGTTGCTCCACACCGACACGGCAACCGCCCGGAATGGAGAGGCCGCCGGCCGCGCTGCCCGCTGA
- a CDS encoding BlaI/MecI/CopY family transcriptional regulator gives MAERASESEMQVLSALWEEAPQTAADLTSRIGKINGWTQATVKTLLARLVQKGAVTAEADGRRYLYSPAIERADAVGEESQRFVDRLFGGRVSPLIAHLADREALTDTDIAEIEALLKKLKS, from the coding sequence ATGGCAGAAAGAGCAAGCGAGTCGGAGATGCAGGTGCTGTCGGCGCTGTGGGAGGAAGCCCCGCAGACCGCCGCCGACCTGACCTCGCGCATCGGCAAGATCAACGGCTGGACGCAGGCGACGGTGAAGACCCTGCTCGCGCGGCTGGTCCAGAAGGGCGCGGTGACGGCGGAGGCCGACGGCCGCCGCTATCTCTACAGCCCCGCGATCGAACGCGCCGACGCCGTCGGTGAGGAATCGCAGCGTTTCGTCGACCGCCTGTTCGGCGGCCGCGTCAGCCCGCTGATCGCGCATCTCGCCGACCGCGAGGCGCTGACCGACACCGACATCGCCGAGATCGAGGCGCTCTTGAAGAAGCTCAAGTCGTGA
- a CDS encoding alternative oxidase, giving the protein MSNIPLVDLSVHHRPVDLSDRIAFGFTKMLRLAADTFFAKRYGHRAIVLETVAAVPGMVGATLVHLKSLRRMEDDKGWIRTLMEEAENERMHLMTFIEVAKPTLFERLVILGVQWVFYLAFFALYLISAKTAHRVVGYFEEEAVISYTLYLNEIDEGRSPNLPAPAIARHYWKLADDATLRDVVLVVRADEAHHRDVNHGFASELAGIEPAAHVAPYPEHADELRVAA; this is encoded by the coding sequence ATGTCCAACATTCCCCTCGTCGATCTCAGCGTCCATCACCGCCCGGTCGATCTGTCCGACCGCATCGCGTTCGGTTTCACCAAGATGCTGCGCCTCGCCGCCGACACCTTCTTCGCCAAGCGTTACGGCCACCGGGCAATCGTGCTCGAAACGGTCGCGGCGGTCCCCGGCATGGTCGGCGCGACGCTGGTGCACCTAAAAAGCCTGCGCCGCATGGAAGACGACAAGGGCTGGATCCGCACGCTGATGGAAGAGGCCGAGAATGAGCGGATGCACCTGATGACCTTCATCGAGGTTGCAAAGCCGACCTTGTTCGAACGCCTCGTCATCCTCGGCGTCCAGTGGGTCTTCTACCTCGCCTTCTTCGCGCTCTACCTGATCAGCGCCAAGACCGCCCACCGCGTCGTCGGCTATTTCGAGGAGGAAGCGGTGATCAGCTACACGCTCTACCTCAATGAAATCGACGAAGGCCGCAGCCCCAATTTGCCGGCGCCCGCGATCGCCAGACATTATTGGAAGCTCGCCGACGACGCGACGCTGCGCGACGTCGTCCTCGTGGTTCGCGCCGACGAGGCGCACCACCGCGACGTCAATCATGGCTTCGCCAGCGAACTCGCCGGGATCGAACCTGCGGCGCATGTCGCGCCCTACCCCGAACATGCCGACGAACTTCGCGTCGCGGCCTGA
- the grxD gene encoding Grx4 family monothiol glutaredoxin, which translates to MTDPTTHDRIAKLVADNQVLLFMKGTPLFPQCGFSSRAIAMLDRLGIEYETVDVLQDMEVRQGIKEFSDWPTIPQLYVKGEFIGGSDIMMEMWEAGELHTLMTGIPARAE; encoded by the coding sequence ATGACCGACCCCACGACCCACGACCGCATCGCCAAGCTGGTCGCCGACAATCAGGTGCTGCTGTTCATGAAGGGCACGCCGCTCTTCCCGCAGTGCGGCTTTTCCTCGCGCGCGATCGCGATGCTCGACCGCCTCGGCATCGAATATGAAACGGTTGACGTGCTGCAGGACATGGAAGTCCGGCAGGGCATCAAGGAATTTTCGGACTGGCCGACGATCCCACAGCTTTATGTAAAGGGCGAATTCATCGGCGGCAGCGACATCATGATGGAAATGTGGGAAGCGGGCGAGCTTCACACGCTGATGACCGGGATTCCCGCGCGCGCCGAATAA
- a CDS encoding group III truncated hemoglobin has translation MKQDGEIDEAALERLIPAFYDHVRADADIGPLFNAAVDDWADHLEKLVAFWSSVMLTSGRYKGSPVAEHLKHREAITPAMFDRWLQIWADTTNELLAPAAASALQAKAARIAESLQLALFFRLDDPRRAAA, from the coding sequence GTGAAACAGGATGGTGAGATCGATGAAGCCGCGCTCGAGCGCCTGATCCCGGCCTTTTACGACCACGTGCGCGCCGATGCCGATATCGGCCCGCTGTTCAACGCCGCGGTCGACGACTGGGCCGATCATCTCGAAAAGCTCGTCGCCTTCTGGTCGTCGGTGATGCTGACGAGCGGGCGCTACAAGGGCAGCCCGGTCGCCGAACATCTGAAGCACAGAGAGGCGATCACGCCCGCGATGTTCGACCGCTGGCTGCAGATTTGGGCCGACACCACCAACGAGCTGCTGGCACCCGCGGCGGCATCCGCCTTGCAAGCCAAAGCCGCGCGCATCGCCGAAAGCCTCCAGCTCGCACTGTTTTTCCGCCTCGATGATCCCCGCCGGGCAGCTGCCTGA
- a CDS encoding globin domain-containing protein has product MRTASAHAMMIVKATAPALEKHGLAITTAMYARLFENKDIEAMFDRAAQTSGEQPKRLAAAILAYAKNIDKLQNLGTAVSRMVARHIDTGVKAEHYPYVANALLPAIRDVLGEEVATDEVLAAWGEAYWMLADILIAAEAQAYEDAEAA; this is encoded by the coding sequence ATGCGCACTGCTTCCGCCCACGCGATGATGATCGTCAAGGCCACCGCCCCCGCGCTCGAAAAGCACGGCCTTGCGATCACCACGGCAATGTACGCTCGGTTGTTCGAGAATAAGGACATCGAGGCGATGTTCGACCGCGCCGCGCAGACGAGCGGCGAACAGCCGAAGCGCCTCGCCGCCGCAATCCTCGCTTATGCGAAGAATATCGACAAGCTGCAGAACCTCGGCACCGCGGTATCGCGCATGGTCGCCCGCCATATCGATACCGGGGTAAAGGCCGAGCATTATCCCTATGTCGCCAATGCCCTGCTGCCCGCAATCCGCGATGTGCTCGGCGAAGAGGTCGCGACCGACGAGGTGCTCGCGGCGTGGGGCGAGGCCTATTGGATGCTCGCCGACATCCTGATCGCCGCCGAAGCGCAGGCGTATGAGGATGCCGAGGCGGCGTAA